TCAAAAAAATGTGGAAGGAACTCATGGCTACAGCGAAGGGAAATTCAGTTCTGTTTTCGTTGGTATGTTTCCCATAGAAAAGCCCCAGATGGTAATCGTGGTTTTTTATGATGAACCGGCTCCGGGATATCATTTTGGCAGCACAAGCAGCGCTCCCACTTTTAAAAAAATAGTGGAAAACATTCTCTTTATGCCCGAATGCCAGATTCTGCCTTATAATGATAGATTGATGCAGACCTCGCTCACAATGCCCAAATTGGTCGGAATGCATCTTTTCCAAGCAGAAAAAACTTTGAATTATTACGGATTTAAATATACGGTGGAGGGACCCGATTCTGCTTCGATTGTCATTGATCAATATCCTAAAGATGGAGTAACTGTAGATCCTCACTATCCGATAACTTTGAAGCTGGGACGCAATAATGATAAAAAAGCACCCGTTTATGAAGCTGGAACAATGCCCAATTTAATCGGCTTAAGTTTACGCGAAGCATTAAAACAAGCTTCCGCACAAGGACTGGCAGTAAATATTCTGGGCTCTGGAATTGTGCGTTCCCAATCCATTTTACCCGGTAGTAGAATCCTAAAAGGAAGCAAATGCTATCTGGAGGCAACTCTGTGATCGATAAGATTGTGAAAACTTTGAAAAAACACTCGTTGCTAATAGAAATGGGAGGCCTGGAACATTTGCCGAATTGGCAGGGAAAAATGCGGACAGATAACAGAAAAATTAGCGCTGGTGATATTTTTGTCTGCATTAAAGGTGAATTTTTTGACGGACATTCATATATAAAATCCGCTCTCGAAAAAGGAGCCGCTTTAATTGTGGGAGAGGAATTTAATAATCCTGATTTCCCTTTCCTAAAAGTTAAAGATAGTCGAAAAGCAGCTGCTCTGATTGCTCGCCTTATCTTTCTGCCGGAAAAAATACCTTTTACTTTAATCGGGATAACCGGAACCAACGGTAAAACCACTACTTCTTTAATGATTTACGAAGCGCTAAAAAATCTGGGTTTTCGTTGCGGATGGATAGGAACATTGGGTTATTATATAAATGATAATAAATTTCCTTCCGAGCGCACAACTCCCGATATAATAGAACTGAATGAAATATTTGCTGAAATAGTAAAGGCAGAAATCAAATATGTAGTTATGGAGGTCTCTTCTCATTCCTTGGCGCTTAACAGAGTTTATGGCGTTAAATTTGATTATTGTCTGTTCAGCAATTTAGGGCGTGACCATCTTGATTTTCATCAGACCCTGGCAAATTACGGAAAGGCAAAAATGAGCTTTTTTAAACAAGGCGTAAAAGATGGAAGCATTTCTATAATCAATACTGCCGATCCTTTTGGAGATAAGATAGAAAAAATGCTGATTGCCAAACAGGCAAAAGTGCATTCTATCGGAGGCAATGATGCTGAATTCTCTTTTGCAGATATAAAAACCGACATTCATAATAGCAGCTTTAAATTGATTTCGGCAGATGCGGAAATTTTTATTTCAAGCCGCCTGATTGGGAGTTTCAATATTCAGAATCTTGGCTTATCTGCCCTTACTTTATATGCTATGGGCTTTAGTCCTGAACAAATTCATCAATCCATAAAAAATATTCCACCCGTCTCAGGTAGAATTGAGAAAGTGGAAAATGACTTTGGAATAGGTATATTTATAGATTATGCTCATACTCCTGAGGCAATTGAAAATGTGCTGAAAGCAGTGAAGGACTTACCTCATAAAAGAATCCTTTGCTTATTGGGTGCCGGTGGAGACAGAGATAAAGGCAAAAGACCCTTAATGTTGAAAGCTGCGTTACAATATTGTAATGCCGTAATTATAAGTGATGACAACCCTCGCAGCGAAAATCCGGATACGATTATTAAAGATATTGTTGCAGACAGCGATCTCTATGCTCCTTGGTGGGTTATTAGAGAGAGAAAACAAGCGATTGAATCCCTTATCTGCATTGCAGGTAAAGATGATATAGTATTATTTTGCGGCAAAGGAAGTGAAGATTACCAAGAAATTGAAGGCACCAAACATCATTTTAATGATCGAGAAACCATTTTGGCGGCTCTTGCCTCAAAATCATCCTATTCCAAAGCTGAAGATGAATTTATTTTGCCTGTTGATCAAACATTACTAAAACTGTTATTTTTACCAGAAAACAATCCTGAGCCGAAGGGTTATAGAAAACCAGTTAGCTATAAATATATTTCTACCGATTCGCGGAATATTAAGCCAGGAAGTATATTCATAGCTATCAAAGGTGAAAAATACGATGGCCATAATTACTTGCCAGAAGTGCTTGCCCATAAAGAAAATTGCGCCATCGGTGAAAAACCCTTACCAACAGATATTTCGGCTGAGGAATTTCAGTATTTCCAAGTTCAAAGTAGTATGCAAGCAATGGGTAATATATGCCGCAAATATTTACAACTCTTCCCCGCTAAAAGAATTGCCTTAACTGGAAGCACAGGTAAAACCACTACCAAAGAATTCATTGCTCAAGTTTTGGAAAGTTCCGCTTCCGTATTAAAAACTCGTGCCAATGAAAACAATATGATCGGCTTATGTAAAACCATCTTAAGAATTTTACCAGAACATCAATATGCCGTCTTTGAATTGGGAACAAACCACTTTGGAGAAATATCCGCTTTGGCTGAGGTTGTCAATCCTGAAATTGGTATTATTATCAATATCGGACCCGCACATTTAGAAAGTTTTTATAATGAAGAAGGCGTATTTCAAGAAAAAATAAACCTGTTTAAACGACCTTTGGCTTTGCGTTTGTTTCCGGGTGATAATCCGCGCTTCAAACCCTTTGCCAGGAAAGGAATAGGCGTTGGCTATAAAGAAACTTGCAATTACAGGATAACTCAACAGCAGGTAACAGAAAACAGGCAAACATTTTATTTGAATGAGGACTTGTGGATTTTACCTTATTCAGCCCCTTATTATGCGATCAATGCAGCTTTTGCGATTGTTTTGGGTTTAAAACTTGGGATAGATAAGAAAAAGATACAATCTGCCCTAAAAAAACCTATCCAATTGGATTTGAGAACGCAGATCATTAAAAGAGGAACAGGACTGCTAATCATTGACTGCTATAATGCAAATCCCGTTTCTATGATAAATGCCCTAAAATATTGGCAATCTCTATATCCTGAGAAACCGCATTACGCTATTTTGGCAGATATGCTGGAACTTGGTTCCAGCACTTCATATTACCACGATTTGATTGGTTCCATACTTGCCAAAATGCGTTTTGAAAAGTTATATACGGTGGGTTCTCACTCCGTCTTTTATCATTCTGCCAAAGAAGGTAAAATTACTCACTTTTATTCTGTAAAAAGAATGCTAAGTTCCTTATATCGTTGGCCAATACCCCAAGACGCGGTAATTCTTTTGAAGGGCTCTCATTATTGGCAACTGGAACTTTTAATCCCCAAACTAAAAGGAGAGAACTGATGTTTTATCATCTGCTTTACCCCCTGGCTAAATACAGCATTGTGTTCAATGTATTTAGATATGTAACTTTCCGTTCTATTGGCGCTTTTATTACATCGCTGATTATTTCGCTTTTAGTGGGACCTGTTTTTATAAAATTACTGAAAAAAAAGTCAGCCGTGGAAACCATAGATGAAGATTTACCGGAAAGACATCGTTTGAAACAAGGAACTCCTACAATGGGAGGAATCATTATTCTGGTTTCGCTGCTGATTTCTTCGCTTTTATGGAATATTTTAACCAATCCTTCTATCTTAATGATGTATTTAGCTACCGTCTGGTTAGGAATTTTGGGCTTTTTGGATGATTATTTAAAGAATTTCGTGAAAGCTAAAAAAGGGCTACTGCCTCGTTATAAGCTTTTAGGACAAATTTCCGTAGGTCTGATTATTACTTTTGCCATTTATTACAGTAGCTCCTTTTCCAATAATATCACTACTCTGCAAATTCCCTTTTTCAAAGATCTGATTATTCCTTTGGGTTGGGTTTTTATCCCTTTTGCCATATTATTCATCACTGGCATTTCTAATGCCGTAAATTTAACGGATGGTTTAGACGGACTTGCTGCCGGAACTTTAACTTTTACTTTTCTGGGCTTGGGAGTGATGAGTTATTTGAAAGGAAACTTTGTAGCGGCGAATTATTTAAATCTGGAATTTATACCCAGCGCAGGAGAATTGACTGTTTTCATCAGTGCCGTGATGGGAACTTTGATGGGTTTTTTATGGTTTAATAGTTATCCAGCACAGGTTTTTATGGGAGATACCGGTTCCTTAACCTTAGGAGGAATTGCAGCGGTCATTTCTCTTTTATTAAA
This genomic interval from Candidatus Cloacimonas sp. contains the following:
- a CDS encoding UDP-N-acetylmuramoyl-L-alanyl-D-glutamate--2,6-diaminopimelate ligase is translated as MRTDNRKISAGDIFVCIKGEFFDGHSYIKSALEKGAALIVGEEFNNPDFPFLKVKDSRKAAALIARLIFLPEKIPFTLIGITGTNGKTTTSLMIYEALKNLGFRCGWIGTLGYYINDNKFPSERTTPDIIELNEIFAEIVKAEIKYVVMEVSSHSLALNRVYGVKFDYCLFSNLGRDHLDFHQTLANYGKAKMSFFKQGVKDGSISIINTADPFGDKIEKMLIAKQAKVHSIGGNDAEFSFADIKTDIHNSSFKLISADAEIFISSRLIGSFNIQNLGLSALTLYAMGFSPEQIHQSIKNIPPVSGRIEKVENDFGIGIFIDYAHTPEAIENVLKAVKDLPHKRILCLLGAGGDRDKGKRPLMLKAALQYCNAVIISDDNPRSENPDTIIKDIVADSDLYAPWWVIRERKQAIESLICIAGKDDIVLFCGKGSEDYQEIEGTKHHFNDRETILAALASKSSYSKAEDEFILPVDQTLLKLLFLPENNPEPKGYRKPVSYKYISTDSRNIKPGSIFIAIKGEKYDGHNYLPEVLAHKENCAIGEKPLPTDISAEEFQYFQVQSSMQAMGNICRKYLQLFPAKRIALTGSTGKTTTKEFIAQVLESSASVLKTRANENNMIGLCKTILRILPEHQYAVFELGTNHFGEISALAEVVNPEIGIIINIGPAHLESFYNEEGVFQEKINLFKRPLALRLFPGDNPRFKPFARKGIGVGYKETCNYRITQQQVTENRQTFYLNEDLWILPYSAPYYAINAAFAIVLGLKLGIDKKKIQSALKKPIQLDLRTQIIKRGTGLLIIDCYNANPVSMINALKYWQSLYPEKPHYAILADMLELGSSTSYYHDLIGSILAKMRFEKLYTVGSHSVFYHSAKEGKITHFYSVKRMLSSLYRWPIPQDAVILLKGSHYWQLELLIPKLKGEN
- the mraY gene encoding phospho-N-acetylmuramoyl-pentapeptide-transferase, yielding MFYHLLYPLAKYSIVFNVFRYVTFRSIGAFITSLIISLLVGPVFIKLLKKKSAVETIDEDLPERHRLKQGTPTMGGIIILVSLLISSLLWNILTNPSILMMYLATVWLGILGFLDDYLKNFVKAKKGLLPRYKLLGQISVGLIITFAIYYSSSFSNNITTLQIPFFKDLIIPLGWVFIPFAILFITGISNAVNLTDGLDGLAAGTLTFTFLGLGVMSYLKGNFVAANYLNLEFIPSAGELTVFISAVMGTLMGFLWFNSYPAQVFMGDTGSLTLGGIAAVISLLLKEEIFFIILGFIFVFEAFSVIIQRSWFKYTKHKFGQGRRVFLCAPVHHHFELKGIHESKIVMRFYIIAALLVAVALSTIKLR